A genomic stretch from Leishmania donovani BPK282A1 complete genome, chromosome 36 includes:
- a CDS encoding 60S acidic ribosomal protein, putative, producing the protein MPKSKRAKIVPLTKTQAKTREDKDKLIERIREALEDYSDVYTFQLHNIRTNILQQIREERAGDSRIFLGNNKIMMIAIGRDEESAQKPNLHKLSPFLTGLCGLLFTNLSKKEVKEYFATVGAPVYARTGQTATESLVLKGGPLPQFPHSMFDHLAKLGLPIKLDRGVIVLLQDTTVCEPGDTLSAEAAQLLKLFGVQSAEFKMDLTAHWTNGVAKKVSNSASKRSGK; encoded by the coding sequence ATGCCGAAATCGAAGCGCGCCAAGATTGTTCCGCTCACCAAGACGCAGGCGAAGACGCGTGAGGACAAGGACAAGCTCATTGAGCGCATCCGCGAAGCCCTGGAGGACTACAGTGATGTGTACACCTTTCAGCTCCACAACATCCGCACCAACATCCTGCAGCAGATtcgcgaggagcgcgccgGAGACAGCCGCATCTTCCTGGGCAACAACAAGATCATGATGATCGCCATCGGGCGAGATGAGGAGAGCGCGCAGAAGCCGAACTTGCACAAGCTGTCGCCATTTCTCACGGGACTGTGTGGGCTGCTCTTTACGAACCTCAGCAAGAAGGAGGTAAAGGAGTACTTTGCAACTGTTGGAGCCCCAGTCTACGCTCGCACCGGGCAGACGGCAACGGAGTCGCTCGTGCTCAAGGGAggtccgctgccgcagttTCCGCACAGCATGTTTGACCACCTCGCCAAACTTGGTCTTCCCATCAAGCTGGATCGTGGGGTCAttgtgctgctgcaagaCACCACCGTGTGCGAGCCGGGTGATACGCTTAGCGCGGAggccgcgcagctcctgaAGCTCTTTGGGGTTCAGTCTGCCGAGTTCAAGATGGACCTGACAGCGCACTGGACAAACGGCGTAGCAAAGAAGGTCAGCAATAGCGCATCGAAGAGAAGTGGGAAGTAG
- a CDS encoding cytochrome b5 1, putative — translation MKEYTREEVAMHCTSQDYWVIVDRHVYHLDAEFVTTLHPGGLIILESAGKDGSVMFHEHHNLERVRPILEEYCIGKLKK, via the coding sequence ATGAAGGAGTACACACGTGAGGAAGTAGCGATGCATTGCACTTCGCAGGACTACTGGGTCATCGTGGACAGGCATGTCTATCACTTGGATGCCGAGTTTGTTACGACACTGCACCCTGGTGGGCTGATTATTTTGGAGTCGGCCGGCAAGGACGGGTCGGTGATGTTTCACGAGCACCACAATTTGGAACGGGTGAGGCCCATTCTGGAGGAGTACTGCATTGGTAAACTCAAGAAGTAA